One Dehalococcoidia bacterium DNA window includes the following coding sequences:
- a CDS encoding zinc ribbon domain-containing protein produces the protein MPIYEYKCTSCSFGFEERQGFDAEPICVCPKCQNEARRLFTPAPIIFKGKGFYVTDYPSASANGARSKSEEAPVTESKKETSAKSEPEAKAATSASADK, from the coding sequence ATGCCCATCTATGAGTACAAGTGTACATCCTGCAGTTTCGGCTTTGAAGAAAGGCAAGGCTTTGATGCCGAGCCGATCTGTGTTTGTCCCAAGTGCCAGAACGAGGCCAGGCGTCTCTTTACACCGGCTCCCATCATCTTCAAAGGCAAAGGTTTCTATGTAACGGACTACCCCAGTGCGTCTGCCAACGGCGCCAGAAGCAAGTCGGAGGAAGCACCAGTAACTGAATCCAAAAAAGAAACCTCGGCCAAGTCAGAGCCTGAAGCCAAGGCAGCAACATCAGCAAGCGCAGATAAGTAA
- the thpR gene encoding RNA 2',3'-cyclic phosphodiesterase has protein sequence MEQIRAFIALELPKEVKAVLSRLLSQLRAGQERAVKWVDPDGIHLTLKFLGNIPGEKVSAIAEAMKETASEVQPYTLALQELGAFPNLRSPRVVWIGVGGEVSRIATIQKQIDQALAHLGFAPETKEFSPHLTLGRVRDQATSRERSDLGRLLDATKTKEQIAFEVDRIHLMKSTLTPGGPIYNCLASISLDRERRKC, from the coding sequence ATGGAACAAATCCGAGCCTTTATTGCCCTCGAGCTTCCGAAAGAAGTGAAGGCCGTTCTGTCCAGACTGCTCTCCCAACTCAGGGCAGGTCAAGAGAGAGCCGTCAAGTGGGTCGATCCCGATGGGATTCATCTGACATTGAAGTTCCTGGGTAACATCCCAGGAGAGAAAGTCTCCGCGATAGCGGAGGCCATGAAAGAGACCGCCTCAGAAGTCCAGCCCTACACACTGGCACTGCAGGAATTAGGCGCATTCCCCAATCTGCGATCGCCCCGGGTGGTGTGGATCGGGGTGGGGGGTGAAGTTTCCAGGATCGCAACCATACAAAAACAGATCGACCAAGCCCTGGCTCATCTGGGTTTTGCCCCCGAGACAAAAGAATTCTCACCACACCTTACTCTGGGTCGGGTTCGGGACCAGGCAACATCAAGAGAGCGGAGCGATCTGGGAAGGTTGCTCGATGCGACCAAAACCAAGGAGCAGATCGCTTTCGAGGTGGACCGCATCCATCTGATGAAGAGCACTCTCACTCCGGGCGGACCCATCTATAATTGCCTGGCCTCAATTTCTCTTGACAGAGAGAGACGGAAGTGCTAA